One genomic region from Mesorhizobium terrae encodes:
- a CDS encoding autotransporter outer membrane beta-barrel domain-containing protein, whose protein sequence is MQFIGTGWSVRGDPITLAGTGGATVIRVGDGSPASASDVANIGSVLTGSSRLVKDDLGTLILQGANAYTGGTVINAGTLQLGSGTSGSIAGNVANNGTLAFNRSDAVTFGGAISGNGSVQQNGSGTTTLTATNTYAGGTAINAGTLQLGSGGTSGSIAGNVANNGTLAFNRSDAVTFGGAISGSGSVQENGSGTTTLTATNTYAGGTVINAGTLQLGSGGTSGSIAGNVANNGTLAFNRSDAVTFGGTISGNGSVQQNGSGTAILTATNTYIGDTVINAGSLIVNGSIANSSMTIVNAGATLGGAGTVGETMVNGGGTIAPGNSIGTLNISGNIAFARGSIYQVEANAASQADKVVATGTATINGGTVQVLAGAGNYAPATTYTILTANGGRSGSFSSVTSNFAFLNPSLTYDPNNVYLTLTRNSIDFAAIGGTRNQRAAGGGVETLGWGHPIYNAVLQLDASPARAAFDAVSGEIHASAKTALIEDSRFVRNAAIDRIRTAFDAVGAVSTPVMAYADDKSVPALATADRLAVWGQGFGSWGQTDSDGNAARVSRSTGGFLIGGDALVFDNWRLGLLGGYSRTDFDVNDRRSSGVSDDYHLGLYGGTQWGALAFRTGLAHTWHDISINRNVAFPGFADSVRSDYKAGTTQVFGELGYGIKAGRFGFEPFANLAYVNLHTDGFREKGGAATLSSAGTTTDTTFSTLGLRASTDFELGGMIATAKGTLGWRHAFGDTTPLAAFEFAGGNAFTIAGAPIARDAAVVEAGLDLAIGPAAALGVFYSGQFASRASDQSIHANFSVKF, encoded by the coding sequence ATGCAGTTCATCGGTACGGGCTGGAGCGTGAGGGGCGACCCGATCACGTTGGCGGGCACGGGTGGTGCGACCGTGATCCGGGTGGGCGACGGATCGCCAGCGAGCGCAAGCGACGTGGCCAATATCGGCTCCGTGCTTACGGGCAGCAGCCGTTTGGTCAAGGACGATCTCGGCACGCTGATCCTGCAGGGCGCCAACGCCTATACCGGCGGCACCGTCATCAACGCCGGCACGCTGCAACTCGGCAGTGGCACCAGCGGCTCGATCGCTGGCAATGTCGCGAACAACGGCACGCTGGCATTCAACCGCTCGGATGCCGTCACCTTTGGTGGCGCCATCTCCGGAAACGGCTCCGTGCAGCAGAATGGTTCCGGCACCACCACGCTGACCGCCACCAACACCTATGCCGGCGGCACCGCCATCAACGCCGGCACGCTGCAACTCGGCAGTGGTGGCACCAGCGGCTCGATCGCTGGCAATGTCGCGAACAACGGCACGCTGGCATTCAACCGCTCGGATGCCGTCACCTTTGGTGGCGCCATCTCCGGAAGCGGCTCCGTGCAGGAGAATGGTTCCGGCACCACCACGCTGACTGCCACCAACACCTATGCCGGCGGCACCGTCATCAACGCCGGCACGCTGCAACTCGGCAGTGGTGGCACCAGCGGCTCGATCGCTGGCAATGTCGCGAACAACGGCACGCTGGCATTTAACCGCTCGGATGCCGTCACCTTTGGTGGCACCATCTCCGGAAACGGCTCCGTGCAGCAGAATGGTTCCGGCACCGCCATACTGACGGCCACCAACACCTATATCGGCGACACCGTCATCAACGCCGGCAGTTTGATCGTGAACGGCTCGATCGCGAATTCGAGCATGACGATCGTAAACGCTGGAGCGACGCTTGGCGGCGCCGGTACGGTCGGCGAAACAATGGTGAACGGCGGCGGCACGATCGCGCCAGGAAATTCGATCGGTACGCTCAACATCAGCGGCAACATCGCGTTCGCGAGGGGCTCGATCTATCAGGTCGAAGCCAACGCAGCGAGCCAGGCCGACAAGGTGGTCGCCACGGGAACGGCGACGATCAATGGCGGCACCGTCCAGGTGCTCGCGGGAGCCGGCAACTATGCGCCGGCTACGACATATACCATCCTGACCGCCAATGGCGGCCGGTCCGGTTCGTTCAGCAGCGTGACCTCGAACTTCGCCTTCCTCAATCCGTCGCTCACCTATGATCCTAACAACGTCTATCTGACGCTGACGCGCAACAGCATTGACTTCGCTGCAATCGGAGGCACGCGCAACCAGCGCGCGGCAGGCGGCGGGGTCGAGACGCTCGGCTGGGGCCATCCAATCTATAACGCGGTGCTGCAGCTTGACGCGTCGCCCGCGCGCGCTGCCTTCGATGCGGTGTCGGGTGAGATCCATGCTTCGGCCAAGACGGCGCTGATCGAGGATAGCCGCTTCGTGCGCAATGCCGCTATCGACCGGATACGCACCGCCTTCGACGCAGTAGGCGCAGTATCGACGCCGGTGATGGCCTATGCCGACGACAAATCCGTCCCGGCGCTCGCAACCGCTGATCGCCTTGCGGTCTGGGGCCAAGGCTTCGGCTCCTGGGGGCAGACTGACAGCGACGGCAACGCCGCCCGGGTATCACGCTCCACCGGGGGCTTCCTGATCGGTGGTGATGCTCTCGTCTTTGACAACTGGCGGCTCGGTCTTCTCGGCGGCTACAGCCGCACCGATTTCGACGTCAACGATCGCCGCTCGTCTGGCGTCAGCGACGATTATCATCTCGGCCTCTATGGCGGCACGCAGTGGGGGGCTCTCGCCTTCCGGACCGGTCTGGCCCATACGTGGCACGACATCTCGATCAATCGTAATGTCGCTTTCCCTGGTTTTGCAGACAGCGTGAGGAGCGACTACAAAGCCGGAACAACGCAGGTCTTCGGTGAACTCGGCTACGGGATCAAGGCCGGCCGGTTTGGCTTCGAGCCCTTCGCCAACCTTGCCTATGTCAACCTCCATACCGATGGCTTCCGGGAGAAGGGCGGCGCAGCGACGCTGTCGAGCGCTGGCACGACGACCGACACCACCTTCTCGACACTGGGTCTGCGGGCCTCGACCGATTTTGAGCTTGGCGGCATGATCGCAACGGCGAAAGGCACGCTCGGCTGGCGTCACGCCTTTGGCGACACCACGCCACTTGCGGCATTCGAATTCGCCGGTGGCAATGCCTTCACCATCGCCGGCGCGCCAATCGCCAGGGATGCAGCCGTGGTTGAGGCCGGGCTCGATCTTGCCATCGGCCCGGCCGCGGCTCTTGGCGTCTTCTACAGTGGTCAGTTCGCTTCTCGCGCCTCCGACCAGAGCATTCACGCTAACTTCAGTGTCAAGTTTTGA